In Candidatus Dormiibacterota bacterium, one DNA window encodes the following:
- a CDS encoding SRPBCC domain-containing protein: MTSQTQPARRRVTIERSFNASIDEVWELWTTKDGIESWWGPPGFEVRVRRLDVRRGGELLYAMTAVAADQIDFLKKAGMPLTTESLVTYTEVVPRQRLAFTQMADFIPNVKPYALAMTVDFDTQQEGVRLVMTLDAMHDEYWTNMMVMGWESELGKLADLLKRA; encoded by the coding sequence TTGACCTCGCAGACCCAACCGGCGCGCCGGAGAGTCACGATCGAGCGAAGCTTCAACGCATCGATCGACGAGGTCTGGGAGCTCTGGACGACGAAGGACGGCATCGAATCCTGGTGGGGCCCACCAGGATTCGAGGTGAGAGTGCGCAGGCTCGACGTCCGCCGCGGCGGCGAGCTCCTCTATGCGATGACCGCGGTCGCTGCGGACCAGATCGACTTCCTGAAGAAGGCCGGGATGCCGCTGACCACGGAGTCTCTCGTCACCTACACCGAGGTCGTGCCGCGCCAGCGACTCGCCTTCACGCAAATGGCCGATTTCATTCCGAACGTCAAACCGTACGCGCTGGCGATGACCGTCGACTTCGATACGCAGCAAGAGGGCGTGAGGTTGGTCATGACGCTCGATGCCATGCACGATGAGTACTGGACGAACATGATGGTCATGGGCTGGGAGAGCGAACTCGGTAAGCTCGCCGACCTTCTGAAGCGAGCCTAA
- a CDS encoding VOC family protein — protein sequence MTQVGTQTTAVANKTKVQSVRPCLTFKEGAEQAVNFYVSLFPNSKVLSLLRAEANGPLPEGSVLHASFQLDGQEYTAFDGGQAFTFTEAFSFVATCETQQELDQVWARLTEGGEEGPCGWLKDRFGVSWQVVPSALGKMMGDPKSGNPAKLMEALLKMRKLDISKLEHAYRSGA from the coding sequence GTGACGCAAGTGGGTACGCAGACGACGGCGGTGGCCAACAAGACAAAGGTGCAAAGCGTCAGACCATGCTTGACATTCAAGGAGGGCGCCGAACAAGCGGTCAATTTCTACGTTTCGCTGTTTCCGAATTCCAAGGTCCTGAGCCTGCTGCGCGCCGAGGCGAACGGTCCTCTTCCGGAAGGGAGCGTGCTGCACGCTAGTTTCCAGCTCGACGGACAGGAATACACGGCGTTCGATGGTGGCCAGGCCTTTACGTTCACGGAAGCGTTCTCGTTTGTGGCGACCTGCGAAACTCAGCAAGAGCTCGATCAGGTCTGGGCGCGGCTCACAGAGGGCGGAGAGGAAGGACCATGCGGCTGGCTCAAGGATCGATTCGGCGTGTCGTGGCAGGTCGTCCCCTCGGCTCTGGGGAAGATGATGGGCGACCCGAAATCGGGGAACCCGGCAAAACTGATGGAGGCCCTGTTGAAGATGCGCAAGCTCGACATCTCGAAACTGGAGCACGCCTACCGGAGCGGCGCGTAG
- a CDS encoding metalloregulator ArsR/SmtB family transcription factor: MPDAFQILADPTRRRLIEELRSGERSVSELVAVVDIGQPGVSRQLAILQDAQFVVVRPEGRRRLYALRPEPFRELDEWMMGYRAMWEGRLDRFAAELDRRGRTRPKNKEEEK, translated from the coding sequence ATGCCCGACGCGTTCCAGATCCTGGCCGATCCCACCCGCCGCCGGCTCATCGAGGAGCTGCGGAGCGGGGAGCGCTCCGTGAGCGAGCTGGTCGCCGTCGTGGACATCGGTCAGCCTGGTGTTTCGCGACAGCTCGCCATTTTGCAGGACGCGCAGTTCGTTGTCGTCCGCCCGGAGGGCCGGCGGAGGCTCTACGCCTTGCGACCGGAGCCGTTTCGCGAACTGGACGAATGGATGATGGGATATCGCGCGATGTGGGAGGGCCGACTCGATCGGTTTGCGGCAGAACTCGACCGGCGGGGCAGGACCCGACCGAAAAACAAGGAGGAAGAAAAGTGA
- a CDS encoding crosslink repair DNA glycosylase YcaQ family protein — MRRKLRIEHARRLTVARQRLSGPRPKPVTTDDIHALVHAIGCLQLDPTAIVARNHLLVLFSRLGPYDPKMVDILLWDQRRLYEYWAHQASIVPAEDRALHLALPPPWTDQSTTASWMTTRGQFSEVVLERLAGSVSVRAADFDQHAEKYESGWGQRSPITDTLALLWLQGQIVPAGRVGSGRRWALADTWFRTPPGPIPERPVALRRAAVRSLRALGVATQQQVKKHFIRRRYQGLAPVWKDLEASGTIVPVDIGLKGDWYVHADDLPLLDEIESGAFEPRTTLLSPFDNLICDRDRTLALWGFDFRLEIYVPRSTRWGYFVMPLLHGDRICARFDLAVDRLEGVLKVVGERWEAGWDGRRRPVRPTTQALRELASFLGVGVRR; from the coding sequence TTGCGTCGGAAGCTCCGGATCGAGCATGCTCGGCGGCTGACGGTGGCTCGCCAGCGGCTCAGCGGACCCCGACCCAAACCGGTCACGACGGACGACATCCACGCCCTGGTTCACGCGATCGGCTGCCTGCAGCTCGACCCGACCGCCATCGTCGCCCGCAACCACCTGCTGGTCCTTTTCAGCCGCCTCGGACCGTACGACCCGAAGATGGTCGACATCCTCCTCTGGGACCAGCGCCGCCTTTACGAGTATTGGGCGCACCAGGCCTCGATCGTCCCGGCGGAAGATCGGGCACTGCACCTCGCCTTACCGCCGCCCTGGACCGACCAAAGCACCACGGCGTCCTGGATGACGACGCGGGGCCAGTTCAGCGAAGTCGTCCTCGAACGGCTCGCGGGCAGTGTCTCAGTCCGCGCCGCGGACTTCGACCAACATGCCGAGAAGTACGAATCCGGCTGGGGACAGCGCAGCCCGATCACGGACACGCTGGCACTCCTCTGGCTTCAGGGCCAGATCGTACCGGCCGGCCGTGTCGGGAGCGGGCGTCGGTGGGCGCTGGCGGACACCTGGTTCCGAACGCCGCCTGGCCCGATTCCCGAGCGCCCGGTCGCCCTGCGCCGGGCCGCGGTCCGCTCCTTGCGGGCGCTGGGCGTCGCCACCCAGCAGCAAGTCAAGAAACACTTCATCCGACGCCGCTACCAGGGGCTCGCGCCCGTCTGGAAGGACCTCGAAGCCAGTGGAACGATCGTCCCGGTGGATATCGGGCTCAAAGGCGACTGGTACGTCCACGCGGACGACCTTCCGCTGCTCGACGAGATCGAGTCGGGCGCGTTCGAGCCGCGAACGACCCTGCTGTCGCCCTTCGACAACCTGATCTGCGATCGCGACCGGACGCTGGCGCTGTGGGGTTTTGACTTCCGGCTCGAGATTTACGTTCCCAGGAGCACGCGCTGGGGCTACTTCGTGATGCCTCTGCTGCATGGCGACCGCATCTGTGCCAGGTTCGACCTGGCCGTCGATCGGCTTGAGGGGGTGCTCAAGGTGGTAGGGGAGCGATGGGAGGCGGGCTGGGACGGTCGGCGCCGGCCCGTTCGTCCGACGACGCAGGCCCTCCGCGAGCTGGCGTCGTTCCTCGGCGTGGGCGTCAGACGGTAA
- a CDS encoding ATP-dependent endonuclease yields the protein MEATPEAQAVILVEGTSDQLALDALATRRGHHLNARGISIVAIGGATNIGTFLKRFGPQGMGLRLAGLCDAAEEGDFQHGLERAGLGANLTRTEMEQLGFYVCVADLEDELIRALGAAVVEQVLDAQGELEAFRIFQHQPEWRGRTTEDQLRRFFGTKGGRKIQSAAVLVGALDLNRVPRPLDRVLEDLVYSVDPATG from the coding sequence ATGGAGGCGACGCCCGAAGCTCAGGCCGTCATCCTCGTTGAGGGGACTAGCGACCAGCTCGCGCTCGACGCGCTCGCCACCCGCCGCGGTCACCATCTCAACGCTCGAGGCATTTCGATCGTGGCCATCGGCGGCGCGACGAACATTGGAACCTTCTTGAAACGATTCGGCCCTCAAGGGATGGGCCTCAGACTGGCGGGTCTGTGTGACGCCGCTGAAGAGGGCGACTTCCAGCACGGTCTCGAGCGCGCCGGCCTCGGCGCCAACCTGACGCGCACCGAGATGGAGCAACTCGGTTTCTATGTCTGCGTCGCCGACCTGGAGGACGAGCTGATTCGTGCCCTCGGGGCCGCCGTCGTGGAGCAGGTTCTCGACGCGCAGGGTGAGCTCGAAGCCTTCCGCATCTTCCAGCACCAGCCTGAGTGGCGCGGACGAACCACCGAGGACCAGCTGCGGCGCTTCTTCGGCACGAAGGGGGGCCGAAAGATCCAGTCCGCGGCGGTGCTGGTTGGGGCGCTGGATCTCAATCGGGTGCCCCGGCCGCTCGACCGCGTTCTAGAGGACCTTGTCTATTCAGTAGATCCCGCAACGGGATAG